Genomic window (Clostridia bacterium):
ATGATGTCGATGGGCTTGTCGGCCATGGACGGGACGGCACCTCCGGTCTCCATCATACCCGATGGCGGGAAAGCGCCGGAGGAATCGGCCAGGCGCCGGGAAAACGGCCGCTCACGTGCCTGAGCGGCTCACGCGTCGAGCGCCTTCTCCAGTTCGATCTCGTCACGGACGGGGATGCCGTCGTCCCCGACGAGCGGGATCGCCGGCTTCAGCTTGCGCGCCTCGTCGATGGCGCCGGGATATACGGCCACGAGGCGGTATCCCTGCCGCTGGTAGAACCGCAGCGCGTTCAGGTTGTCGTTCGACGTGATCAGCCAGACGCGCTTCGCCCCTGCCGCGCGCGCGGCCTGCTCCACGTGCCGCAGCAGCGCCGAGCCGACACCCCGGCCCGGCACGATCGCGTTGAGGCTGAGGAG
Coding sequences:
- a CDS encoding GNAT family N-acetyltransferase; the encoded protein is MTNPSDHEAEIRVAPPEVASDREWLRKLWRDEWGGEVMVTKGRVHHVDDAHALVAWRGGERAGAAAFRVDADGCELLSLNAIVPGRGVGSALLRHVEQAARAAGAKRVWLITSNDNLNALRFYQRQGYRLVAVYPGAIDEARKLKPAIPLVGDDGIPVRDEIELEKALDA